CCGGCCCCTCCGCCACGACGGGAAGCTGCTTCAGGTCCCCGGGAGGCCCCCGCAGCCAGGCAGGAGACGCCCGCCCCCGAGATGGAGCGGGAGCCGGGAGTCCGTCGCCGCGCCCGGATGATTGAGGTGCCCCCCACCGGCGTTCCCCCTGCCCCTCGGGGGGAAAGCCCGCCTCCGGTCCGGCCCCCTGCGGTGGTGATGCCGCCGGAGGACCAGCGGCCGCAGCCACCGCCGGCGGCGGCCCCGGCCCGGCCGGAAGGGGTTCCGGAACGCCAGGTGGCCCCCCCGGCCCGCCGCCAGGAAGGTCCGGTTCCCCGGCAGCAGCAGTTGCGGGAGCAATGGGAACGCCAGCTCCAGCAGGAACTGGAACGCCAGCGCCGGGTGGCCCCTCCGGCGGCGTCCCCGCCGGCCCGGGAACGGAAAAAGCCCGCTCCGGTGTCTCCCCAGCCCGCTCCAGTAACCGAACCCGGGGGCTTGAGGCCTCCTGGCCCTCCTCGGCCGGGCGGCTTGCCGGGCCTGGGTCCCGGCAGGTGAGAGGCTCTTCCGGGAGGAAACGGCGGCGTGGCAGTCTCTTTGCCGCTCTCCGACCCGGGGAGGCCGGGGCTTCAGATGTCCCTGCTCCAAGACCATCCTCTGAAGAACGGTATCTGCGGTGCATTCAGATAATCTGGGAAAGCGAGTGGATATGTTGGCTGCCCTGGGAGAACGTCTCTGGGAACGTCGGGAGGAGCTGGCCGCCGCCGCCGGCCAGGATGTGGGCACGCCCCATTGGCTGGGCCGCATCGAAGTGGAAATGGCGGCGGCTCACTTGCGCACCATGGCGGCAGAGGCCCATCTGGTGGCCGGCGGCGCCCCTTATGGCGTGGTGGCCGCCATCTTCCCCTACGACGCCGCGCCGGTGATGCTGGCCCGGGTGGGGGGCGCGGCTCTGCTGGGGGGCAACCGCTTCCGCTTCTCCTGCTCCTCCCAGACCCCCACCGTGGCCCGGGTGCTTCAGGAGGTGACCGCGCCCTTTCCGGACATCGAGGCGATGGTGGGGGTGGACAACCGCCAGTTCGGCGCCCAGGCTGTGCGTGACCCCGAGGTGCGGGTGCTTTTCATCTCCGGCGGCGGCGAGGTGGGCGCGGTCTATGCCCGGGAAATCGCCTCCCTGGACAAGCTCTTCTTCGCCGGCCCCAGCGGCCTGCCGCCGGCCCTGCTCTTCCGGGACGCGCCGGTGTCCCAGGCGGCCCGCTTTCTGGTGCGCCGGGCCTTTCTCAACGCCGGCCAGTACTGCACCTGCCTGAAGCGGGCCTACATCCACCGGGACATCTACCCCCAGGTGAAAGAGGCGGTGCTGGCGGAGATGGCCGCCATCAAGGTGGGGGAGCCGGAGGATCCGGAGACCTGGATCGGCCCCCTGAAAGTGGAGCGCACTCGGGCGCTGCTGGAGCGGGCCCTGGCGGCCATGCCCCAGCCGGTCTTCCTGATGCCGCCCCGCCGGGAGGGCCTCTGGCAGGGGCCCTTTCTTCTGGAGACCCCGGAGCCCCCGGATCTGGAGCTCTTCGGGCCGCTTTTGGCTTTGGTGCCGGTGGCCGACGACGAGGAGGCGGTGGCCCGGGTGCTCCAAAGCCGCTATCCCATGCTGGTGGTCTTTTTCGGCACCCCGCCTGCCGGCGCCCGGGAGCGCCTGGACCGGACCTTCGGCATGGTCTTCGACAACCCGGAGTTTCTCTTCACCCCCTTACGCATCCCCTTCGGCGGCAAGGGGGAGAGCGGCTGGATCCTGGAGCGGGCCGACGGGGGGATCCGCAAGCGGGACGGCGCCGTCTGGTATGCCGCGGAGCTGGTGCGGCGGCCCGGCTGACCTAAATTTTAAGGGAAGGGCCGGAGGATCGGGGGCTCTTGGCCTCCCCGCAAACTCCACTCCTCGCTCCCGGTAAGGGGTTGGGGGAGAGGGCCTGGGAGGAAGGGCCAGGGGGGCACGGCTCCCTGGCCCCCTCTCCCAGAAGCTCATCTTAATCAGGAGGAACGATGGATATTGCCGGCCTGCTGACGGCCTTGGGATACCGGGAGGAGCCCCTGGGGTTTTTCTATACCGACCAGCCGCCTCACGAGGGCTTTTCCCCCAAACCGGGGCGGCTGCCCTCCGCCGCCGAGGAGGCCCGGGGGGAGGTGGACTTCGGTCAGGTCTTCTCCCATTTTTCTTGTGTCATGGGCCATGTCTGGCGGGCCCGGCGCCAGGGCCGGGCGGCCTGGTTCGACCGGGAGCACTTCGGCTGCTTGGGGGGCGCCTTCTATCTGGGCTTCCTGAAGCCGCAACTGGAGGTCATCGTCCATTATGTCTCCACCGGCATCCCAGGGGTGCTGCCGGGGGAGCGTTTTCTCTCCAGCCCCGAGGTCTGCCGCCGCTTCTTCGAGACCATCGATCCGCCTCCGGCAGCCGGGCGCTATGCGGTCTTTCAGCCTTTGAGCCGCTTCGCTTCCGGTCAGGAGCCGGAGGTGGTGATCTTCTTCGCCCGGCCGGAGCTCCTCACCGGCCTGCATACGCTGGCCGCTTTCGTCACCGGGGTTCCCCAGGTGGTGCAGGCGCCTTTCGGGGCGGACTGCTCCCAGGTGGTGACCTGGCCCCGGAAATTTCTGGCCGAGGGCCGACTGGTGGCGGTATTGGGCGGCTTTGATCCCGCGGCCCGGAAATTTCACCGCCCCGATGAGCTGAGCTTCGCCGTACCCTGGGAACTCTTCCGGCAGATGGCGGCGCGCTGGCAGGACTCCTTCCTCACCGGGGAGCTCTGGGCCGAGGTGCGGCGGAAAATCCAACTCAGTGACAAGACCTGGGGGGAGAAGTAAGCCATGGCCGGGCCGGGCCTGTCGCCGCCGGACGTGGGCGCCTGGCCCGCCACGTATCGGGAGGCGGTGGCCCTGCAGGAGACCTGGCGGGAGCGGGTGAGCCTCAGTCCCCTGCCGCGACCGCCTGGCTCGGTGGCCGGGGTGGATGCGGCCTATGAGGGCCCCCGGGGCCGGGTCTTTGGGGCCGCGGTTTTGTTCAGCTATCCTAAACTGGAGCCGCTGGAGGAGGCCGGGGCGGCCATGGACTGCCCTTTCCCCTATATCCCCGGCCTGCTGAGTTTCCGGGAAATTCCGGTGCTCCTGAAGGCGCTAAGCCGGCTCAGCCGCCTCCCGGACCTGATTCTGGCCGACGGTCAGGGCATTGCCCATCCCCGGGGCCTGGGGCTGGCGTCGCATCTGGGGGTGCTGGTGAATCTGCCGGTGATCGGGGTGGCCAAAAGCCGGCTGGTGGGGGAAGGGGAGGAGCCGGACCGAGAGGCCGGCGCCTGGCGGCCGTTACTCCTGGAGGGCCGGACCGTGGGTCTGATCCTGCGCACCCAGACCGGTCGCCGCCCCTTGTACGTCTCGCCCGGGCACCTCGTCTCCCTGGAGGACTGCCGGGAGATCGTGCTGGGGTGTGTCCGGCGCTATCGCCTCCCCGAGCCGCTTCGGGCCGCCGATCGCCTCAGCCGGCGCCTCCGGAGGGCAGCTTGCCCTTCACCGTCAGGCTGAGGGAGGTGGAGAAGTAAAAATCGGCAAAATAGAGCTGCCGTCGGTAGATGGGGCAGATGGCATTGAAGCCGTTGCGGCAGCACCCCTGGCGGGGATCCCAGTCCCACCACAGGCATTCCTGGCATTCCCCCCGGAGTTCCCGGTTGAGGCACATCATTCCTACATCGGAAAAGTCCATGTATATCATCCCGGCAGCCGACCTCCCCCTGCCGGCGCCTTTTTTCCCGGAGTTTAGCAAAAATCCCCTATTAGTCTAACTCATTTAAAACAATTGCGCCGGGATGTCAAAAATTTTTTTCCAGGCGGGCATCTTCCCTGGAGACAACTGTCTCAGGGGAACCCTCGGGAGGACAACGCACAAGGGTACCCTCCTCCGGTTCTTGCGGGCTTCCACGGGGGTGTATTACGGCGGGCCGGGAGGTGCGCCGAGTCCCAAGCGGCAGGGCTCAGCGGGCCTCGCCTGGCGAAGATGACTGGCAGGAGGAATCTACGGCGGCGGGGAGCGCCTCGGCCTCGGGTTGGTCGGTCCCGTTTTCCCAGTCGGCGCAGAGGTGGAACTTGCCGACACCGTGCATAAGGCGCCGGCAGAAGCCTTTATACTCCTTGGTCCAGTGCCGGCAGGTGCCGCAGACCTTGAGGGGCCGAGGGCGAAGTGTGGATCTCATCAGTTTTTGTTTAAATTCACGCTTCGTTAATGATGCTTGGGCCTTCCCACCCCTTTAAGGGGTTGGGGGAGAGGGTGTGGGAGAGGGGGCAGGGGTCCATGACCCCTGGCCCCCTTTCCCACTTTACCCGCCCTCTCCCTCACGGTCAAGGCGGAAGTGGTCATAGCCCCGGCCGGTGATGACCTGCTCGCCTCCGGGGCCGGCCAGAAGGACCTCGGAGCCGGGGATGATCTCCCCGAGCCGGTAAGGGGCCGGCAAGCCGGCTTGGTGAAAGCGCTCCCGGAGGTGGCTTTCCGGCGCGGCGGAGGTGAAGAGGAGCTGGTAGTCCTCGCCGCCGGTGAGGGCCAGGGCCAGGGGGTCCAGCCCCAGCATCTGGGCAGCGGTGATAAGGGCCGGCGTGAGGGGCACCTGCTCCGCCTTCAGCCGTGCCCCCACCTGGCTCAGCCGGCAGATGTGCCCCAGATCAGAGGCGATGCCGTCTGAGAGATCGATGCAGGCGCTGGCCAGGTGCTGCGAGGCCAGGAGGCGCCCGGCGTCAAGTTGCGGCGCCGGCTCCCGGTGGGCCCCCAGGAGGGGCTCCCGCACCTCCGGCGGCAGCAGGAAATCACGGCGCAGGATTTCGACTCCGGCGGCGGCCTCGCCCAGGGGCCCGGTGACGTACACCCCATCCCCCACCTGAGCGCCCGCCCGGGTCATAAGCTCCCCCTTGGGCACCCGCCCCAGCAGGGTAACGGTCAGGGTGAGGCCCGGCGGCGAGGCGATGGTGTCCCCGCCGATGACGGCCAGGTGCCACTCACGGGCCGCCTCCGCGATGCCTTCTCCCAGCTCCAGGGCCTGGGCGAGCTCCCGGTCAGGGGGCCAGCCCAGGGAGAGGAGGGCGTAAGCAGGCCGGCCCCCCATGGCGGCGATGTCGCTAACGTTCACCGCCACCGCTTTGCGCCCCACCTGGCGGAGGCTGGACCAGGCCAGGTGAAAATGCACCCCCTCCACGAGCGTGTCCAGGGTAATTAGGAGGTACTCCGGCCCGCCGGGGTCCAAGACGGCGCAGTCATCCCCGATGCCTACGATCACCTCCGGGGGCGGGGGGCCGAAGAGCTCGGCCAGGGCCGCGATGAGGCCGAATTCGCCGGCGGGCGGGCGGGCCATTCAGTTCATTTCCAGGGCGCTGAAAAAGAAGGGGATCTCGGTGGCCGCGGTTTCGGGGCTGTCCGAGCCGTGCACCGCGTTCTTTTCCTTGTCCAGCCCCAGGTCCTTGCGGATGCTGCCGGCCGCAGCCTCCTTGGGGTCCGTGGCGCCCAT
The genomic region above belongs to Desulfobaccales bacterium and contains:
- a CDS encoding DUF169 domain-containing protein gives rise to the protein MDIAGLLTALGYREEPLGFFYTDQPPHEGFSPKPGRLPSAAEEARGEVDFGQVFSHFSCVMGHVWRARRQGRAAWFDREHFGCLGGAFYLGFLKPQLEVIVHYVSTGIPGVLPGERFLSSPEVCRRFFETIDPPPAAGRYAVFQPLSRFASGQEPEVVIFFARPELLTGLHTLAAFVTGVPQVVQAPFGADCSQVVTWPRKFLAEGRLVAVLGGFDPAARKFHRPDELSFAVPWELFRQMAARWQDSFLTGELWAEVRRKIQLSDKTWGEK
- a CDS encoding aldehyde dehydrogenase, which gives rise to MDMLAALGERLWERREELAAAAGQDVGTPHWLGRIEVEMAAAHLRTMAAEAHLVAGGAPYGVVAAIFPYDAAPVMLARVGGAALLGGNRFRFSCSSQTPTVARVLQEVTAPFPDIEAMVGVDNRQFGAQAVRDPEVRVLFISGGGEVGAVYAREIASLDKLFFAGPSGLPPALLFRDAPVSQAARFLVRRAFLNAGQYCTCLKRAYIHRDIYPQVKEAVLAEMAAIKVGEPEDPETWIGPLKVERTRALLERALAAMPQPVFLMPPRREGLWQGPFLLETPEPPDLELFGPLLALVPVADDEEAVARVLQSRYPMLVVFFGTPPAGARERLDRTFGMVFDNPEFLFTPLRIPFGGKGESGWILERADGGIRKRDGAVWYAAELVRRPG
- the nfi gene encoding deoxyribonuclease V (cleaves DNA at apurinic or apyrimidinic sites), which produces MAGPGLSPPDVGAWPATYREAVALQETWRERVSLSPLPRPPGSVAGVDAAYEGPRGRVFGAAVLFSYPKLEPLEEAGAAMDCPFPYIPGLLSFREIPVLLKALSRLSRLPDLILADGQGIAHPRGLGLASHLGVLVNLPVIGVAKSRLVGEGEEPDREAGAWRPLLLEGRTVGLILRTQTGRRPLYVSPGHLVSLEDCREIVLGCVRRYRLPEPLRAADRLSRRLRRAACPSPSG
- the thiL gene encoding thiamine-phosphate kinase, which translates into the protein MARPPAGEFGLIAALAELFGPPPPEVIVGIGDDCAVLDPGGPEYLLITLDTLVEGVHFHLAWSSLRQVGRKAVAVNVSDIAAMGGRPAYALLSLGWPPDRELAQALELGEGIAEAAREWHLAVIGGDTIASPPGLTLTVTLLGRVPKGELMTRAGAQVGDGVYVTGPLGEAAAGVEILRRDFLLPPEVREPLLGAHREPAPQLDAGRLLASQHLASACIDLSDGIASDLGHICRLSQVGARLKAEQVPLTPALITAAQMLGLDPLALALTGGEDYQLLFTSAAPESHLRERFHQAGLPAPYRLGEIIPGSEVLLAGPGGEQVITGRGYDHFRLDREGEGG